A stretch of the Leptidea sinapis chromosome 5, ilLepSina1.1, whole genome shotgun sequence genome encodes the following:
- the LOC126964430 gene encoding uncharacterized protein LOC126964430: MVFQRPDSLPFPKVWHRFPAKGTMVRIQDLTDDQVEPAVQLLVKYFMTDEPPCKYIGVQNHPVAKASLEQVWRNTIKERMSIVCVEDVENPKEIISVNVLTVADKNDKREPFQTDDKVWGMLFGAVDFVCNAVDPFKMYGVDKYLSALGLVVDPKWRGCAIGKEMLLARVPICKALGLKVTVTVFTAGASQAVAKKLGYKVIYEITYKELAEKGFVFPGIEENTKSSMLMSMEIE, translated from the exons atggTGTTCCAACGACCCGATTCTTTACCATTCCCGAAAGTATGGCATCGATTCCCAGCAAAAGGAACCATGGTGAGGATCCAGGACTTAACGGACGACCAGGTGGAGCCGGCTGTTCAGCTCCTCGTGAAGTACTTCATGACTGACGAGCCACCTTGCAAATATATTG GTGTTCAAAACCATCCCGTCGCCAAAGCCAGCTTGGAACAAGTATGGCGCAATACCATCAAGGAACGAATGTCCATTGTTTGTGTTGAAGATGTTGAGAATCCAAAGGAAATTATTAGTGTCAATGTTTTGACAGTTGCTGATAAGAATGACAAACGAGAGCCGTTCCAG ACAGATGACAAAGTATGGGGCATGCTGTTTGGAGCTGTGGACTTTGTGTGCAATGCAGTGGACCCTTTCAAGATGTATGGAGTCGATAAGTATTTGAGTGCCTTAGGACTTGTGGTTGATCCTAAGTGGCGTGGCTGCGCTATTGGCAAAGAGATGCTGCTAGCTCG GGTGCCCATTTGTAAGGCTTTGGGTCTCAAAGTAACAGTAACAGTATTTACTGCTGGCGCTTCACAAGCCGTGGCTAAGAAACTTGGGTACAAGGTTATTTACGAAATTACGTACAAAGAATTGGCGGAAAAGGGATTCGTATTTCCAGGGATTGAAGAAAATACTAAGAGCTCAATGCTTATGTCAATGGAGAtagaataa